The DNA region AGTTCGAATAGAAGCGATTGTTACTGGACAGCCGGATTAAAAGCCAATAGAGAGATAACCATCTCGAAAATTGCCGGCAGGACTGCGTACATGAACCGCCGAAAGTAATGTCTGGAAAATTGCTGGATTTGGCTTTCGTGCCTCAAGCACCTCTTGAGAGTGTACCTGATCTTGGGGTTCTTTGCTACCCGGAAGACGTGGTCGCCGGGCTGGTGTCCCGTGAGCCGGATGTCTTCTCGAAAGGTAGCAGCGACTTTTGCCCTTCGAATTCGAACTCCTTGGATGTGAACGGAGAAATGTGAGATCTCATCGCCCACACGCGCAAGACCCTCTTCCAGAAGAACATTGCTGGCGCTGACGTATTTAGCTCATTCTCGCGAGCTACCTCGCGCGACTACACTGTAAACTGGTGAGCCTGAACCAGACTGGCCCAGCGTGCGGAGGCGTCTGTTCGCTGCAGAGACATCgcggtggctgttgttgctgttatTAATGGTATTGATTCTGTTActgctgttggtgctgttgtCGGGGATCCTGTTATTATAGGTGATCGTGGTTGGTGCTGGTCGTAGGGCTGTCACTTGCTGGTTTGTACTGTGTCTCTTATCATACAGGATTGAATTTAAAAGTCAAAGGCCTTGAGGAACATACCGTCTTTCtttaaaaaataaaaaataaaaaaaaggctGAAACTAGAAAATGAGAGTATACGATGGACTTTAAGCTAAATATTGCTTTTGAGAACTTCAATGCTAGTAAGCTCTGGAACATAAGTATTAAGTTTGCAATACAATGCTAGAGTTGCTTTCAGAGCCTGAGGTAAAATGACCCCACAGCCAGTCCCGGTGACCAGTTTTTGGTCCGTTTCGGTTTTGTCATGGATTCACGACGACAACGTGGGTAAAATACTTCACCAAAGCCGATTTTCAGCGCCTTCTGTTAAACTGTGCTAGCAAGGACATCGAGGATGAAAATGCCCGGTTGCGTTGGCTGTGATGTTTGAATTGATGTAGACCATGAGGAACgcatcttttctttccttgaAGTGACCGGCTCCATCCGAACACTTCAAAACCAACTAGATACCACTaaatgagaaaaagaagaagttATCTTCTAGAGTAACTATACTATAAAGCCAAATGTTCGGTGCCTCTAGGCTATCGAGCAGTGTCAAACTTTTCATGACATCAAGGGATATTGTCAAGACGACTCGACCACTTCGTCTGTGGGAGTATAGATGTGGGAAATGGGCTTGCTAGAACTCCTGTGAACAGCTTGATCTGCTGATAGCTAACCCTTTGTAGGTAATCAGTGCTAGGTGGAAGCCAGGCCGGCAACACCCAGACGAACCTGCCTGCCCCATTGTTGCCTCCGTAACTAGGGGAGACGCGAAACCAAGCTTATAAGATTGTGTTTGATTCCACATAACAACAAAACAGACAGGGCGTATGGTCTAGTGGTACGACGTCTCATTTGCAAATAATTGTTCGTTGCTCTGAAACTGTTCCAATTCTGTAATAGTTACATGGCTTGAATGATACACGGCTCCTTGAGAAGGTCCCGGGTTCAAACCCCGGTACGTCCAATCCCTTTTGCATCTTTCTGCCTTTTTGGTTTCTTCACCAGTGGTAATGTCTGTGATTGATTTTACACAACCCCACAGTGTGTTATAACATAATAGATGGCATTCCAATGATATATCTAGGTAGGTGCCTAAGCATCCACCGTTCTCACCATGACCATAGCTACCCTAATGAATCATCTTGACTAGGCATTGAAATAAAATTCAGCCACCAGCAGGATTCATCCTAGTGTGTTAAGCAAGAACTGAATTCATCAAAGTAGACCTTTCACAGTCAAGTGATTTTCGAGCTCGCGGTTATGAGATACCTGCTGGAAAGTATTCAAGTAGGTAGCCTTGGGAACTTCTTTCTGAAGCAAACCTCCCGTAGCGTCGTAGTTGGTTTACCTTGCCATTTCTTCCGCTAGTTtaccaacaacagctgcGGATCAATACAACTCCATGAGTGACGGTCTTCTCACTTTGATAGAAAATTATGTCTCGTTATACTAACCGCTGTCAATTTGATTGAGGCGCCATCAAATACCTGTATGTGGATAACCAGAGGAATATGGCACAACACTAAATACCTACTTAACACCGTCTTGAAATGATCGCTGCTTTAGGAGGACGGGTCTCCAATAGGAGCCTAGAAGAAGCCTACCAAATGTGTAGTGAATAGGATGTAAGTTGTTCAGTAAGACATTTGTCGGTCCTATGTTTTTAGGAGATCCGTACGTGTCCAAAGGTTGCCATCCAATCCCGCAAAACCCCGGGCATTTTACCGAACTGAATGGATTTGATAGAGTAATTGACAAGGAACCCCCACGCAGACTGAGCGATCTCGCGAGCCAGGACTGCATGATGGACAGTTGACAGTCAGGGTCTGGGATAAATCCTTGACGAGGTTGACACTGACACATGCGTCCCTGAGCGAGTTCCGGTTGAATGTGAGGATACGGCAGTTATCCAGGTATCTTCCTCAGGTATATAGGTGGTTCAGGGTaatgaggagaagaaggaaatatCAAAGGTTTACTCGGGATATGAGAGAATTAAAGCCGTGAATATGCTCGTCTTGAACATGAAGCGTCGTTTCGCTCTTGCGCTGCCCCTCTATGCGATAAGAGAAGTGCACTGGTTGGATAAGAGAACCAGCCAATTGTGTGGGGAAGCGCAAAAATAAAGTGGGGTTTGCTCTCTGCCCCGCCATCATAAAAACTCGAAagtgccaccaccaccccgcctcCAGACTCGCAGCTCGCTCGATGACTCTGTATCCATTCCAGTGAGCTTTGGCTCTCTGCAGTCGTCCATCCCCTATATTTGAGCtgacctccccccccccccgttGTCATTGCTCCCTCTTCTGTGTCATCGCAATCACCGCAAACGATGGCGCACCTCACCCTCGCAGGTGACTCCTGCTTCACGGCCTCCGAGGCCCAGAAGCTCAAAGATCAGATCAACAAGATAGCGCCCATCAAGGTGTCCAAGCTCGCCGGCTCCTGGATCTACTACGCCCACATCAACGGTGACGCCAATGCCGCGAAGCAAACCCTCTCCCAGTTTCTCCCGCTCTCCGGCTCAtccactcctcctctcacTCACATCGGTTACGGCCGCCAATGGTTCGTGACACCGCGATATCTCTCGCCATGGAGCTCCAAGGCCACCATGATTGCCCATGTTTGCGGCTTCGAAAACCAGATTCAGCGGATAGAGCGTGGacgcatcatcaccatcgagtTTGATCAGCCTTATAACGACAAGACTGTTCCATTCAAGGATATTCTGCATGATCGCATGACCGAGCACCTCACGACAGAAGAGCCGGATCTCAACACCATGTTTGCCGAAAGCGAGCCCGCTCCTTTGGAGGTCGTTGACATATTTGCCGAAGGCCGGGACCCGGTCCAGGTGCTCAATGAGTACAACAAGGCTCGCGGCCTGGCCCTGGATCAGTCTGAGGTGGAGTACTTGGTGGAGCAGTTCACCAAGCTGGGCCGCCCTCCCCATGATATCGAGCTCTTCATGTTTGCTCAGGTCAACTCGGAGCACTGCCGTCACAAGCAGTTCAACGCCAACTGGACTATCGatggcatcaccaaggaGCACAGCTTGTTTGGCATGATCAGGAATACCCACAAGGCCACCCCTGATTTCACCGTTTCGGCTTACAGCGACAATGCGGCTGTCATTCAGGGTGAAAACGCCAACCTGTGGGCCCCTGACTACTCTACTGGCTCCTGGAAGTTGAACAAGGAGCTTATTCACGTTCTCGCCAAGGTTGAGACACACAACCACCCGACCGCCATTGCCCCTTTCCCCGGAGCTGCCACTGGCTCTGGTGGTGAGATTCGCGATGAGGGTGCCGTTGGTAGGGGCTCCATGCCCAAGGCTGGTCTCTGCGGTTTCTGGGTCTCTGATTTGCATATCCCCGAGCACAAGGCGCCCTGGGAAATCGATGTCGGTCGCCCTGCTCACTACGCCAGCAGTCTTGACATCATGTTGGAGGCCCCCATTGGAAGTGCCCGGTTCAACAACGAATTCGGCCGCCCATGCTTGACCGGTACTTTCAGAACTCTCCTTACTGCCGATGATACCAAGGCCGAGGGCGAGTTCCGTGGCTACCACAAGCCTATCATGATTGCTGGTGGCGTCGGTACTGTGAGAGAGAAGCACGCCCTCAAGGATCCCAAGGATGTTCAGGAGGGCGCTCATGTTATCGTCCTCGGTGGACCTGCCATGTTGATTggtctgggtggtggtgctgcgtCCAGTAACGCTTCCGGAGAGGGTAACGCCGACCTTGATTTTGACAGTGTGCAGCGTGGCAACCCTGAAATGGAACGCCGTGCGCAGATGGTCATCAACACTTGCGTCGCTCTCGGAGACCACAATCCCATTGCCATGATTCACGacgttggtgctggtggtctTTCGAATGCTCTACCTGAGCTCGTCAAGGatgctggctttggtggaAGATTCGAGCTTCGCCAGGTCGAGTGCGTCGATCGCGGCATGAGCCCTCTCCAGATTTGGTGCAACGAAGCCCAGGAGCGCTATGTCATCCTGGTGAACAGCGATGGCATGGAGCGCTTCACTGCTATCTGCAGTAAGTTTGATTTATTTTTCAGAGTCGCATTGTGCTCTTGACTGACTGGGCAATAGGACGTGAACGCTGCGGTTTCTCTGATGTCGGAACTGTCTTGTccaaggaagaggacggTGTCTCTAGACTTGTTCTCAGCGACAAGGAGTCGAAGAAGTACCCCCGCCCTATTGATGTCCCTATGGACGTTCTTTTCCCCAAGGGCCGCAAGCTCGAGCGCATTGTCAGCTCCAAGAAGCCTACCTGGCCCGTTTTCGAACCCGTCGCCAGCCTCAAGGCTGCTCTTGGTGATGCTGCCAGCGACGCCGATCTTTTCAAGCAAGCTGTCCAGAGGGTATTCTGGCTGCCTTCCGTTGGCTCCAAGTCattcctcatcaccatcgccgatCGCACCGTCGGTGGTCT from Podospora pseudocomata strain CBS 415.72m chromosome 3, whole genome shotgun sequence includes:
- the ADE6 gene encoding phosphoribosylformylglycinamidine synthase (COG:F; EggNog:ENOG503NX0B; MEROPS:MER0042827; BUSCO:EOG092608C4) translates to MAHLTLAGDSCFTASEAQKLKDQINKIAPIKVSKLAGSWIYYAHINGDANAAKQTLSQFLPLSGSSTPPLTHIGYGRQWFVTPRYLSPWSSKATMIAHVCGFENQIQRIERGRIITIEFDQPYNDKTVPFKDILHDRMTEHLTTEEPDLNTMFAESEPAPLEVVDIFAEGRDPVQVLNEYNKARGLALDQSEVEYLVEQFTKLGRPPHDIELFMFAQVNSEHCRHKQFNANWTIDGITKEHSLFGMIRNTHKATPDFTVSAYSDNAAVIQGENANLWAPDYSTGSWKLNKELIHVLAKVETHNHPTAIAPFPGAATGSGGEIRDEGAVGRGSMPKAGLCGFWVSDLHIPEHKAPWEIDVGRPAHYASSLDIMLEAPIGSARFNNEFGRPCLTGTFRTLLTADDTKAEGEFRGYHKPIMIAGGVGTVREKHALKDPKDVQEGAHVIVLGGPAMLIGLGGGAASSNASGEGNADLDFDSVQRGNPEMERRAQMVINTCVALGDHNPIAMIHDVGAGGLSNALPELVKDAGFGGRFELRQVECVDRGMSPLQIWCNEAQERYVILVNSDGMERFTAICRRERCGFSDVGTVLSKEEDGVSRLVLSDKESKKYPRPIDVPMDVLFPKGRKLERIVSSKKPTWPVFEPVASLKAALGDAASDADLFKQAVQRVFWLPSVGSKSFLITIADRTVGGLTIRDQMVGPWQTPVADVAVTATSFSLNGMKTGEAMAMGEKPTLALISPAASARMAVAESLLNLGAADIKGGSYRGDLKRVKLSANWMAAVNHPGEGAALYEAVEAIGMELCPKLGVSIPVGKDSTSMKASWKDGETKKSVTAPVSVVISAFTLVEDVRRTWTPQLCRVEDVGETVLLYVDLAQGHKALGGSALAQAFGAIGHEAPDVRDVDLLKDYFDALAQLHESGIVLAYHDVSDGGLVTTIAEMMFAGRCGVDVMMDGVAKSGSLADMTEALFHEELGAVFQVRASDETNFKRCFATCGPPVGLIKKIGVVQDSSKQNLNIRYGEGAPFASLDRAEMQQWWSKVSYEMQKLRDDPSCAESEYATIADSADPGLSYNLTFSPAENIVPLTASITGFFGKSPRVAILREQGVNGYAEMAFAFRAAGFDAVDIHMTDIINGRSLADFVGLAACGGFSFGDVLGAGQGWAKSILLHEKSRKELAEFFQRKDTFALGVCNGCQMLSRLKELIPGAEDFPAFVQNNSTQFEARYSMVKIEDNPSNPSVFFNGMNGSSLPIVVSHGEGRAEFQSQQQFQSLTESGGIPIRYVDNRLEVTETYPYNPNGSPGGIAGVASRDGRVLAMMPHPERTIMADVTSYAPREDVEQWGEFGPWLRMFRSARRWVG